The genomic window CAGTTATGCGTAATTCTACTAAACAAATTAAAACAAAACAATAAACAGATAAGACCAGCCATGTAAGGGCCTACTTTAATTTCGTATCCGTATTGAAAAATGCTCAAAAAAAGGAAGAGAGACTAAAAATCAATAACAGACTCTTAGCCTCTCAACCTTCTTTTCATTTGAAACCTAGACAAAAAACAATATCAACACTTAACGAGAATATGTTTTTTTGCAAAGTCTACTGATACAGTGACCTGGTTAGATACCTAACTCCTTCAATCCATCTTCTAGTGAAGTCAATTCACGTCCTAATACTTTTTCAAAATCATCAGAAGTCACATCTAATTGATTATTGCGAATATCATTTTGAATAGCAGCCGTCATTTCTGCACCGCCTTGAGAAAATCCCGCAGCTGTAAGTTTACCTATAAATCCATCTGTATCCAGTGAGAGAATTTCTATCGACTTGCCACTTACTTTAGCAACTTTTTCTGCCAACATTTGATACGTGATTGGTTTTCCAGATAATTCTAAGACTTCCGGATAATCCGTTCCTGCTAATACTTTTGCGGCTACTTCTGCGTATTCTCTCTTTAATGCCCAACCTGTTTTTCCTTCTCCAGCTGCATAAACAAATTGACCAGTTTTCAATGCCAGATCAATCAAAGGCATCTCATTTTCTAGATACCAGTTATTTCTTAAAAAGGTATGCTTGATACCAGATTCTTTAATGATTTTTTCTGTAAACTGATGGTCTGGCGCCAAGATACTAGTCGAATGGTCTGCATCCGCAAAACTCGTATAGGCAATAAAAGAAACACCAGCTTCTTTTGCCGCTTCCACGACATGCTGATGCTCAGCTTGTCTGTTCCCCGGCACTCCTGAAACAAATAGTAAACGATCAATACCCTTTAAGGCCTGCACCATTGTTTCGGGATCAGCATAATCGCCGATACGCACTTCGATACCTTCTTCTATTAATTGTTCTGCTTTTTCTTCACTACGTGCAAGAACATAGATTTCCTCCAAAGGAACTAGTTTCTTTAATTCATTTAAAGCATAGTGCCCAAATCCTCCGGTTGCTCCTGTGACTAAATATGTCATATTCCCACTCCTTTTTTATAATTAGCTATTTTCTGATCACAAAGCTGTACATTTATAAAACACACCTTTATCATAAAGAGTATGCTAAGATAAGTCAAGAAATCAATTTGAAAGGATGGATTTTAATGAAATACTCTCTGCAACTAAGTGATGCGATCCATATTTTAGCTTACATCCATATCTTCCAAGGGACAGATCTGCTTTCCAGTGACATGATTGCACGTAGTATTGAAACGAATCCAACAAATGTCCGAAAAATCATGAGTCAATTAAAAAAGGCGGACTTGATTCATACGACAAGTGGAAAACCAGCACCTGTACTTGCAAAAGCGCCAGAAAATATCAACTTATTGGAAATTTATCGAAGCATTGAAGGAAACACAAGTTTGATCCAAGTCGATCCTAAAACAAATCCAAATTGTGTCGTCGGTGCCAATATACAAGAAGTTTTGACTGCAACATATTCTCGATTGCAGAAAAAAGTGGAAGAAGAAATGGCGATGATCACTTTGGATGGACTCATTCAACAAATCGCTCGATTAGAAAAAGAGAAACGCCCAGAAAATCAATCGATCGTGGAAAAATTTATTTAGCATCCAAGAAAACCATCCACTTGTAGTTATTTAAAGATAAAATAACATTTTTATATTATTATTACTTTTATATAAGATTAAATAATCTATGTACTGAAAAAAAAGTTGCTGTTTTCTTTTTATTTATTCGGTAAAATTAAAGTATAAAGATAACTACAGGAGGAAATATTATGAAAAATTGGCAAAGCGTTTTCGAGGAACCTGATTTAGATAATGGCTATACTTTATTTATCGAAAAGCATGTTCACGAATTTTTATTTACACAAGAACAGATCACCGCAAAAGTAACTGAAGAAAACAACGAGTATGACATATTGATCCAATTAACAAACCACGAACACTTCTATCGTGTAGCTTGCACTTGCTCACACGAAGGCAATGACCATTGTGCACATATCGCGGCTGTCTTATTCAAATACGAACAAGAGGATAAACATGAAAAAACACCGGATCTTATCAAACTGATTTCCTATGCAAATGAACAAGATATCCATGACTTCCTATTAAGTATTTTAAGGGGTAATCAAAAACTTACACAACGTTTTCAAGAACATATTGCAATCAAAAATATTAGCGATTACGATAAAATGGTTGTTATTTTAGAAAAACACACTCAATATTCAACCAATAATACGAACGACCGTACAAT from Enterococcus sp. DIV1094 includes these protein-coding regions:
- a CDS encoding SDR family oxidoreductase, which codes for MTYLVTGATGGFGHYALNELKKLVPLEEIYVLARSEEKAEQLIEEGIEVRIGDYADPETMVQALKGIDRLLFVSGVPGNRQAEHQHVVEAAKEAGVSFIAYTSFADADHSTSILAPDHQFTEKIIKESGIKHTFLRNNWYLENEMPLIDLALKTGQFVYAAGEGKTGWALKREYAEVAAKVLAGTDYPEVLELSGKPITYQMLAEKVAKVSGKSIEILSLDTDGFIGKLTAAGFSQGGAEMTAAIQNDIRNNQLDVTSDDFEKVLGRELTSLEDGLKELGI
- a CDS encoding Rrf2 family transcriptional regulator; protein product: MKYSLQLSDAIHILAYIHIFQGTDLLSSDMIARSIETNPTNVRKIMSQLKKADLIHTTSGKPAPVLAKAPENINLLEIYRSIEGNTSLIQVDPKTNPNCVVGANIQEVLTATYSRLQKKVEEEMAMITLDGLIQQIARLEKEKRPENQSIVEKFI